Proteins encoded by one window of Cylindrospermum stagnale PCC 7417:
- a CDS encoding ROK family protein gives MVEDNGSVRTLSVDIGGSGVKAMVLDIAGKPLTERARLETPQPAKPEVVINAIVVLAAAQGDFHRVSVGFPGVVRCGVTETAVNLHPDWIGCDLATTLSKQLNKPVRVINDADMQGLGAIAGKGVELVVTLGTGFGSALFIDGKLVPNMEMGHHQFRKGETYEEQLRRAALEQIGEKKWNRRLEKAIASLQHLFNYDYLYIGGGEAVKVNMHLPLNVKLIPNVTGLLGGIALWKD, from the coding sequence ATGGTTGAAGATAATGGATCAGTTCGCACCCTATCAGTGGATATTGGCGGTAGTGGTGTTAAGGCTATGGTGTTGGATATCGCTGGGAAGCCCTTAACGGAAAGGGCGCGTTTAGAAACGCCCCAACCGGCTAAACCGGAGGTAGTGATTAATGCAATTGTGGTGTTAGCAGCGGCACAAGGTGATTTTCATCGTGTTTCCGTAGGTTTTCCGGGTGTGGTGCGATGTGGCGTTACGGAAACAGCGGTAAATTTACATCCAGATTGGATTGGCTGTGATTTGGCAACAACCTTGTCTAAGCAGTTAAACAAACCTGTGCGGGTGATTAATGACGCTGATATGCAGGGTTTAGGTGCGATCGCAGGCAAGGGTGTAGAATTAGTGGTGACCCTGGGGACTGGCTTTGGTTCGGCGTTGTTTATCGATGGTAAATTGGTGCCAAATATGGAAATGGGACATCATCAGTTTCGCAAAGGGGAGACTTATGAAGAACAACTCCGACGGGCAGCTTTGGAACAAATTGGTGAGAAAAAGTGGAATCGGCGGTTAGAAAAAGCGATCGCTTCTTTGCAGCATCTCTTCAATTATGACTACCTTTACATCGGTGGTGGTGAAGCTGTCAAGGTGAATATGCATCTGCCATTAAATGTGAAACTCATCCCCAATGTCACCGGTTTATTAGGTGGGATTGCTTTGTGGAAAGATTAG
- a CDS encoding 2TM domain-containing protein codes for MTAFEPKSLRSYSQEDVQKILQFAIARQADDQNKEFSYEQILEIAAELEISPDSLNLAERDWLAQRSEGQQRQAFDVYRQGRFKKRLGNYAIVNGFFMVVDLIGGGGISWALYILLFCGFALGLDIWNTFQTKGEEYEMAFQKWNRKHQIKQTINTVINKWFKALQI; via the coding sequence ATGACGGCGTTTGAACCTAAAAGTCTCCGTTCTTATAGCCAAGAAGACGTACAGAAAATTTTGCAATTTGCGATCGCCCGCCAAGCTGACGATCAAAATAAAGAATTTTCTTATGAGCAAATATTAGAAATCGCGGCTGAGTTAGAAATATCCCCAGACTCTTTAAATCTAGCAGAACGCGACTGGCTAGCACAACGGAGCGAAGGGCAACAGCGACAAGCTTTTGATGTTTACCGCCAAGGAAGATTTAAGAAGCGTCTTGGCAATTATGCCATTGTCAACGGTTTTTTTATGGTGGTAGATTTGATTGGTGGTGGCGGCATCTCTTGGGCGCTGTACATTTTGCTATTCTGTGGATTCGCCCTAGGGCTAGATATCTGGAATACCTTTCAAACTAAAGGCGAAGAATATGAAATGGCATTTCAGAAATGGAATCGCAAGCATCAAATCAAACAAACCATCAACACAGTGATCAATAAGTGGTTCAAAGCTTTGCAGATTTAG
- a CDS encoding FMN-dependent NADH-azoreductase encodes MANILHIDSSPRGDRSVSRALSYEFVTSWKDAHSGDTVTYRDLGRNPVPHVDESWIAGAFTPPDARTPELVEAIKLSDTLIDELLAADLYVFGVPMYNLSIPSTFKAYIDQIVRIGRTFAIGEQGYKGLVDSSKKALVITSRGGTYPPGTAYAAYDLQEPYIRTIFGFIGITDITFIHADSLNFGDDARDKSLAAAKDAIAQAVANW; translated from the coding sequence ATGGCAAATATCCTTCATATTGATTCTAGTCCTCGTGGCGATCGCTCTGTTTCCCGCGCACTCTCCTATGAGTTCGTCACTTCTTGGAAAGATGCTCATTCTGGTGATACAGTCACTTACCGGGATTTAGGCCGCAATCCTGTGCCCCATGTAGACGAATCGTGGATTGCTGGTGCTTTCACACCACCCGATGCGCGTACACCCGAATTGGTTGAGGCAATTAAGTTATCTGATACCCTGATTGATGAACTGCTAGCGGCTGATCTCTATGTCTTTGGTGTGCCGATGTACAACCTGAGCATCCCTTCTACTTTCAAGGCTTACATTGACCAAATTGTTCGTATTGGGCGTACCTTTGCAATTGGTGAGCAAGGCTACAAAGGTTTAGTTGATAGCAGTAAAAAAGCACTGGTTATCACGTCGCGTGGTGGTACTTACCCACCAGGAACCGCCTACGCTGCCTATGATTTGCAAGAACCCTACATCCGCACTATTTTCGGTTTTATTGGTATTACTGACATTACTTTTATCCATGCCGATAGCCTGAACTTCGGTGATGATGCCCGTGATAAGTCTTTAGCCGCAGCTAAGGATGCGATCGCTCAAGCGGTAGCTAATTGGTAA
- a CDS encoding winged helix-turn-helix transcriptional regulator, translating to MKAEAEIESRLTCEVETTIKVIGGRWKVLIIRELIAGVKRFGELQRSLPGITQKMLTQQLREMEEDGIIHREVYPQIPPKVEYSLTPLGESLKPILYAMHEWAIQHLSNR from the coding sequence ATGAAAGCTGAAGCAGAAATCGAAAGCAGACTGACTTGTGAAGTAGAAACCACGATCAAGGTAATCGGCGGACGCTGGAAGGTTTTGATTATTAGAGAATTAATTGCAGGGGTAAAACGGTTTGGTGAGTTGCAGCGTTCCTTACCAGGAATTACCCAAAAAATGCTCACCCAGCAACTCAGAGAAATGGAAGAAGACGGGATCATACATCGAGAAGTCTACCCACAAATCCCCCCCAAGGTAGAATATTCATTAACGCCTTTGGGAGAAAGTCTCAAACCCATTCTCTATGCAATGCATGAATGGGCTATACAGCATTTAAGTAATAGGTAA
- a CDS encoding salt stress protein, Slr1339 family: protein MDSIDKLLSEIKAEYEEPKPQQQQPQSTPAKSFVQPPANSGSFIDNLLAEVQADIAEQDAAEELRKQQELAAEKVRQEQLKAKQLEALRKPAKEWLAKLDPLSSEGLWFESFAKGFPSKLEAAIEYLQSN from the coding sequence ATGGATTCCATTGATAAGCTGTTATCTGAAATCAAAGCTGAATATGAAGAACCAAAACCTCAACAGCAGCAGCCTCAATCAACTCCTGCTAAATCATTCGTGCAACCGCCAGCAAATTCAGGATCTTTTATAGATAACTTGTTGGCGGAAGTTCAAGCTGATATTGCTGAACAAGATGCTGCTGAGGAGTTGAGAAAACAGCAAGAATTAGCAGCGGAGAAAGTTCGCCAAGAACAACTCAAAGCCAAGCAACTAGAGGCTTTAAGAAAACCTGCTAAAGAATGGCTAGCCAAATTAGATCCACTTTCATCAGAAGGACTTTGGTTTGAAAGTTTTGCTAAAGGATTTCCTTCAAAATTAGAAGCGGCGATTGAATATTTGCAAAGTAATTAA
- a CDS encoding vWA domain-containing protein, with protein sequence MLENRDYTLIIDKSGSMATPDQKGGRSRWLAAQESTLALANKCEQFDPDGITIYVFSGRFKRYENVTTSKVSQIFQENDPSGTTDLAGVLKHATDDYFQRKAANKTKANGETILVVTDGEPDDRKAVMKVIIEASRRMDRDEELAISFIQVGTDAQATRFLKVLDDELQGAGAKFDICDTVTMDDMEDMSLSEVLLNAITD encoded by the coding sequence GTGTTGGAAAACCGGGATTATACATTAATTATCGATAAAAGTGGCAGCATGGCTACCCCAGATCAAAAAGGTGGTAGAAGCAGATGGCTAGCCGCACAGGAATCTACCTTAGCTTTAGCTAATAAGTGCGAGCAATTTGACCCAGATGGCATCACCATTTATGTATTTTCTGGTAGATTCAAGCGCTATGAAAATGTCACAACCAGCAAGGTATCACAAATTTTTCAAGAAAATGATCCCTCTGGTACTACTGATTTAGCTGGTGTGTTGAAACACGCTACTGATGATTACTTTCAACGCAAAGCAGCTAATAAAACTAAAGCGAATGGCGAGACAATTTTAGTTGTGACTGATGGGGAACCAGATGATCGCAAAGCGGTGATGAAGGTAATTATTGAAGCTTCTCGCCGAATGGATCGCGATGAAGAATTAGCTATTTCTTTTATTCAAGTTGGCACAGATGCCCAAGCTACCCGCTTTCTGAAAGTTTTGGATGATGAACTCCAAGGCGCTGGTGCAAAATTTGATATCTGTGACACTGTGACAATGGATGATATGGAAGATATGAGTTTATCAGAAGTGCTACTCAATGCCATTACTGACTAA
- a CDS encoding vWA domain-containing protein — protein sequence MMSDRDYTLIIDKSGSMSTPDQAGGRSRWEIAQESTIALARKCEQFDPDGITVYLFSGRFKRYENVTTAKVAQIFQENDPAGTTNLAGVLQDAVNNFFQRKASGQTKPNGETILVITDGEPDDRKAVFEVIIQATRQMERDEELAISIIQVGSDAQATKFLKALDDQLQGVGAKFDICDTITLDDLEDMSLADVLMNAITD from the coding sequence ATGATGAGCGATCGCGACTATACTTTAATTATTGACAAAAGCGGCAGTATGTCTACCCCCGACCAAGCGGGCGGTAGAAGTAGATGGGAGATAGCCCAAGAGTCTACAATCGCCTTAGCCAGAAAATGCGAACAGTTTGACCCTGACGGGATCACCGTTTACCTGTTTTCCGGGAGATTTAAACGCTACGAAAACGTCACCACAGCCAAAGTCGCGCAGATATTTCAAGAAAACGACCCCGCTGGAACGACAAACTTAGCAGGTGTACTTCAGGATGCCGTCAACAATTTCTTTCAGCGCAAAGCCAGCGGTCAAACTAAGCCCAATGGTGAGACAATATTAGTCATCACCGATGGCGAACCAGACGATCGCAAAGCGGTCTTTGAGGTAATCATTCAAGCAACTCGTCAAATGGAACGGGATGAAGAATTAGCAATTTCGATCATTCAAGTAGGTTCTGACGCTCAAGCAACTAAGTTTCTCAAAGCTTTGGACGATCAATTACAAGGTGTAGGCGCTAAATTTGATATTTGCGACACCATCACTTTAGATGATTTAGAAGACATGAGCCTTGCAGATGTTTTAATGAATGCGATAACCGACTAA
- a CDS encoding NACHT domain-containing protein has protein sequence MNIDFVINTIKAAGPLSFRQAQKSEIFIKVLQNLKLDQSQPPKDFEGVYAYALVKYGVPKSDNLLDFFRQKEIKQAFWKAFQENPTNFIEDAEYFLDWNILGDEIRAEKINIRQEFKEFYHIFLGVTRRTRNPAEILLDPNFREMGEELPYPDKFKSLIEEKIRAFRGRKFVFAEFDNFLKNQRKGYFTVIGDAGMGKSAIAAKYVYDHQAICYFNVIAEGSNRPEQFLESIRKQLIERYRLTDADNADLPTLLNKISENFTANERLIIVVDALDEVEQEPGAENILYLPKTLPNRIYFLLTRRPYAPNKKRLFTEGLKQQELDLTAGEYAEFNRADVKEYIRLFVNEDSEYKDALSKWIKDRNISSEEFIEQVSVKSDNNFMYLRYVLPGIAQGLYNDLSLQQLPEGLQEYYQIHWERMGMENEPNRLKVIVLFILVEIGTAITCEIIAAISQQDECDVEKILDTWREYLKKREIQGEICYSIYHASFLDFLKGKRELKSSRKIFDEVNQQIANYLY, from the coding sequence ATGAATATTGACTTCGTTATAAACACAATTAAAGCTGCTGGCCCTCTAAGTTTTAGACAAGCGCAGAAAAGCGAAATTTTCATTAAAGTTTTACAAAACTTAAAACTTGACCAATCACAACCACCAAAAGATTTTGAGGGGGTTTATGCTTATGCTTTAGTAAAGTATGGCGTACCTAAATCTGATAATTTACTAGATTTTTTTAGACAAAAAGAGATTAAACAGGCTTTTTGGAAAGCGTTTCAGGAAAATCCCACAAATTTTATTGAGGATGCAGAATATTTTCTCGACTGGAATATCTTAGGGGATGAGATTAGAGCAGAGAAAATCAATATTCGTCAGGAATTTAAAGAATTTTATCATATTTTTCTGGGCGTAACGAGGCGCACGAGAAACCCAGCAGAAATTTTACTTGATCCCAATTTCCGGGAAATGGGGGAAGAGTTACCCTACCCAGATAAGTTTAAGTCACTGATTGAAGAAAAAATTAGGGCGTTTCGTGGTCGTAAATTCGTGTTTGCTGAGTTTGATAATTTCCTCAAAAACCAGCGAAAGGGCTATTTTACGGTGATTGGGGATGCGGGGATGGGAAAAAGTGCGATCGCTGCTAAATACGTTTATGACCATCAAGCGATATGTTATTTCAATGTTATCGCTGAAGGTAGCAATCGACCAGAGCAATTTCTAGAAAGTATTCGTAAACAACTAATTGAACGTTATCGATTGACAGATGCAGACAACGCCGATTTACCAACATTGTTGAATAAAATCAGTGAAAACTTTACCGCTAATGAACGGCTAATAATTGTCGTTGATGCTCTCGATGAAGTGGAACAAGAACCAGGAGCAGAGAATATTTTATATTTGCCTAAAACTCTGCCAAATAGAATTTATTTTTTGCTCACTAGACGACCTTATGCACCGAATAAAAAACGCCTGTTTACTGAAGGATTGAAGCAGCAAGAGTTAGATTTGACAGCAGGTGAATATGCAGAGTTTAACCGCGCCGATGTGAAAGAGTATATTCGGTTATTTGTCAATGAAGATTCAGAATATAAAGACGCTTTAAGCAAATGGATTAAAGACCGCAATATCTCATCTGAAGAATTTATTGAGCAGGTGTCTGTTAAGAGCGACAATAATTTCATGTACCTGCGCTATGTCTTACCAGGTATTGCTCAAGGTTTGTATAATGACCTATCTTTGCAGCAGTTACCAGAAGGTTTACAAGAATATTATCAAATTCATTGGGAACGGATGGGTATGGAGAATGAACCCAATAGATTAAAGGTAATTGTGTTGTTTATTTTGGTGGAGATTGGTACAGCTATTACCTGTGAAATTATCGCGGCGATTTCTCAGCAGGATGAATGTGATGTTGAAAAGATTTTAGATACTTGGCGGGAATATTTGAAGAAGCGGGAAATCCAGGGAGAAATTTGTTATAGCATTTATCATGCAAGTTTTCTGGACTTCTTAAAAGGTAAGCGGGAATTGAAATCGAGCAGGAAGATTTTTGATGAGGTGAATCAACAAATTGCTAATTATTTATATTAA
- a CDS encoding WD40 repeat domain-containing protein: MRNINEKSLTESPAFQRARLKSLPYSLVQSGQLPRYYQTLTDFDFLANKINHPEFGVQSLIEDYDLIEQPEILNHPEYQPEKVKALKLIQGALGLSAQILREDQTQLVAQLLGRMLCFELPEIQAMLEQAKQRQISPWLRPLTSSLTPPGGRLLRTLSGHRHSVNAVAITPDGQQVISGSCDETIKVWSLATGSELQTFTGHRHSVNAVTITPDGQQVISGSYDDTIKVWSLATGEELRTFTGHSHSVNAIAITPDGQQVISGSCDETIKVWSLATGSELRTFTGNSDSVTAIAITPDGQQVISGSYYGTIKVWCLATGSELRTFTGHSSYVNAVAIVNAVAITPDGQQVISGSSDNTIKVWSLATGSELRTFTGHRYGVTAVAITPDGQQVISGSSDNTIKVWSLATGSELRTFTGNSDSVTAIAITPDGQQMISGSEDETIKVWSLATGSELRTFTGHSDSVYAVAITPDGQQVISGSYDKTIKVWSLATGSELLTFTGHRSWVNAIAITPDGQQVISGSEDKTIKVWSLATGSELLTFTGHRSWVNAIAITPDGQQVISGSEDKTIKVWSLAIGLELRTFTGHSFGVTAVAITPDGQQVISGSGDNTIKVWCLATGEELRTFTGDSYGVKAVAITPDGQQVISGSWDTTIKVWCLATGEVITTFIGESSLLCCAVAPDGVTIVAGDESGRLHSLRWEGGEGSEL, encoded by the coding sequence ATGAGAAATATTAACGAGAAATCACTAACAGAAAGTCCTGCATTTCAACGCGCTCGACTGAAGAGTTTACCCTATAGCTTGGTGCAGTCGGGGCAATTGCCAAGGTATTATCAAACGCTGACAGATTTTGACTTTTTGGCTAACAAAATTAATCATCCTGAGTTTGGGGTGCAGTCGCTGATTGAAGATTATGATTTGATAGAGCAGCCAGAAATATTAAATCACCCAGAATATCAGCCGGAGAAGGTGAAAGCGCTAAAGTTGATTCAAGGAGCGTTGGGACTGTCAGCGCAGATTTTGAGAGAGGACCAAACCCAATTAGTAGCGCAATTATTAGGACGAATGCTGTGTTTTGAATTGCCAGAAATTCAAGCAATGTTGGAGCAAGCAAAACAGCGGCAAATTTCACCTTGGTTGCGTCCCTTAACATCAAGCTTAACCCCCCCTGGTGGCAGATTATTACGCACCCTCAGCGGTCATCGTCACTCGGTAAATGCAGTCGCTATCACCCCCGATGGCCAGCAGGTGATTTCTGGTTCTTGTGACGAGACAATCAAAGTCTGGAGTTTAGCCACAGGGTCAGAATTGCAGACTTTTACTGGTCATCGTCACTCGGTAAATGCAGTCACTATCACCCCCGATGGCCAGCAGGTGATTTCTGGTTCTTATGACGACACAATCAAAGTCTGGAGTTTAGCCACAGGGGAAGAATTGCGGACTTTTACTGGTCATAGTCACTCGGTAAATGCGATCGCTATCACCCCCGATGGACAGCAGGTGATTTCTGGTTCTTGTGACGAGACAATCAAAGTCTGGAGTTTAGCCACAGGGTCGGAATTGCGGACTTTTACTGGTAATAGTGACTCGGTAACAGCGATCGCTATCACCCCCGATGGCCAGCAGGTGATTTCTGGTTCTTATTACGGAACAATCAAAGTCTGGTGTTTAGCCACAGGGTCAGAATTGCGGACTTTTACTGGTCATAGTTCCTATGTAAATGCAGTCGCTATTGTAAATGCAGTCGCTATCACCCCCGATGGCCAGCAGGTGATTTCTGGTTCATCGGACAACACAATCAAAGTCTGGAGTTTAGCCACAGGGTCAGAATTGCGGACTTTTACTGGTCATCGTTACGGGGTAACAGCAGTCGCTATCACCCCCGATGGCCAGCAGGTGATTTCTGGTTCATCGGACAACACAATCAAAGTCTGGAGTTTAGCCACAGGGTCAGAATTGCGGACTTTTACTGGTAATAGTGACTCGGTAACAGCGATCGCTATCACCCCCGATGGCCAGCAGATGATTTCTGGTTCAGAGGACGAGACAATCAAAGTCTGGAGTTTAGCCACAGGGTCAGAATTGCGGACTTTTACTGGTCATAGTGACTCGGTATATGCAGTCGCTATCACCCCCGATGGCCAGCAGGTGATTTCTGGTTCTTATGACAAGACAATCAAAGTCTGGAGTTTAGCCACAGGGTCAGAATTGCTGACTTTTACTGGTCATCGTTCCTGGGTAAATGCGATCGCTATCACCCCCGATGGCCAGCAGGTGATTTCTGGTTCAGAGGACAAGACAATCAAAGTCTGGAGTTTAGCCACAGGGTCAGAATTGCTGACTTTTACTGGTCATCGTTCCTGGGTAAATGCGATCGCTATCACCCCCGATGGCCAGCAGGTGATTTCTGGTTCAGAGGACAAGACAATCAAAGTCTGGAGTTTAGCAATAGGGTTAGAATTGCGGACTTTTACTGGTCATAGCTTCGGGGTAACAGCAGTCGCTATCACCCCCGATGGCCAGCAGGTGATTTCTGGTTCAGGGGACAACACAATCAAAGTCTGGTGTTTAGCAACGGGGGAAGAATTGCGGACTTTTACTGGTGATAGTTACGGGGTAAAAGCAGTCGCTATCACCCCCGATGGCCAGCAGGTGATTTCTGGTTCATGGGACACCACAATCAAAGTCTGGTGTTTAGCAACGGGGGAAGTAATTACCACTTTTATCGGGGAAAGTTCCTTACTTTGCTGCGCTGTTGCACCGGATGGGGTGACAATTGTAGCGGGGGATGAATCAGGAAGATTGCATTCTTTGCGGTGGGAAGGTGGGGAAGGTTCAGAATTATGA
- a CDS encoding ATP-binding protein, translating into MNNSPSIANNNGRYPLEFQQVLQAHNLNFVGRGFVFTAISNFLQRYDRGYFTIVGTPGSGKSAILANYAIASGGRYAIANPQVVYYNAQVAGKNRADVFLASLCTQFTQPLAEISLQSLLQQVSNQLQPQQRLIIAIDAVDAIDRSFQSPSG; encoded by the coding sequence ATGAATAATTCGCCGTCTATCGCTAACAATAACGGCAGATATCCGCTAGAGTTTCAGCAAGTCTTGCAAGCACACAACCTCAATTTTGTTGGTCGTGGGTTCGTGTTTACTGCGATTTCTAACTTTCTTCAGCGCTATGACCGGGGTTACTTTACGATTGTGGGTACTCCCGGCAGCGGTAAAAGTGCTATCCTCGCTAATTATGCGATCGCCTCCGGTGGGCGGTACGCGATCGCTAATCCCCAAGTTGTCTATTACAATGCTCAAGTTGCTGGCAAAAATCGCGCTGATGTTTTTCTGGCTTCTCTCTGCACCCAATTTACTCAACCGTTGGCGGAAATATCTCTGCAATCTCTTCTCCAGCAAGTCAGCAATCAGCTACAACCGCAGCAAAGGTTGATTATTGCTATTGATGCGGTGGATGCAATTGACCGAAGTTTCCAATCTCCTAGCGGTTAG